A genomic stretch from Psilocybe cubensis strain MGC-MH-2018 chromosome 1, whole genome shotgun sequence includes:
- a CDS encoding Ribulose-phosphate 3-epimerase, whose protein sequence is MPRAIISPSVLASDFGQLTAECKRMMVGGAEWLHMDVMDGHFVPNITMGAPILSCVHKGVPGIFMDCHMMVSEPEKWVDDIADAGGAMYCFHHEATDNPIALIEKIHSRNMKAGVAISPDTPSSAITDEVAAVADMLLVMTVYPGRGGQKFIERCVPKVAELRARFPDKDIEVDGGVGPKTIGVCADAGSNVIVAGTAIFGAEDPTSVIKQLKDTVNTAQAKFTQ, encoded by the exons ATGCCCCGCGCAATCATTTCTCCTTCAGTCCTGGCCTCAGACTTCGGTCAGCTCACTGCTGAATGTAAGCGCATGATGGTCGGCGGCGCCGAGTGGCTTCATATGG ATGTTATGGACGG TCACTTCGTGCCTAATATCACGATGG GTGCGCCTATTCTTTCGTGCGTGCACAAAGGAGTCCCAGGCATCTTCATGGACTGTCATATGATGGTTTCTGAACCAGAAAAG TGGGTAGATGACATTGCGGATGCGGGCGGCGCAATGTACTGCTTCCACCACGAGGCCACAG ACAATCCTATTGCCCTCATTGAGAAGATCCACAGTCGCAATATGAAAGCAGGCGTCGCTATTTCACCGGACACGCCCTCCTCTGCAATCACAGATGAGGTTGCCGCCGTTGCTGACATGCTGCTGGTTATGACTGTGTATCCAG GACGCGGTGGCCAGAAATTTATTGAGAGATGCGTTCCTAAAGTAGCTGAGCTACGCGCACGTTTTCCGGACAAAGATATAGAAGTAGATGGAGGCGTGGGTCCTAAAACCATCGGCGTTTGCGCTGATGCAG GCAGCAACGTAATTGTCGCTGGAACGGCCATTTTCGGAGCAGAGGATCCAACGTCAGTGATAAAGCAGCTCAAGGACACCGTCAATACTGCTCAAGCAAAATTTACTCAGTGA
- a CDS encoding Inositol hexakisphosphate and diphosphoinositol-pentakisphosphate kinase, with translation MHPRDRQSRLHLHSPEKPSQRSSSVVTRSSSPSSIGSYSDLATTTDSRDLKYGVLPQQKSVVLGICAMDIKARSKAMREILTRLVERARGAIEVKVFGDKVILDEDVENWPRCDVLISFFSTDFPLDKATSYVKLRKPFCINDLPPQALLWDRRLVGAVLDHLGVPTPTRLEVSRDGGPKVDPELVEIMKNKLGITLGGFLVTPEVTLREDGNAIIVDGKAMEKPFVEKPVSGEDHNVYIYFRGGGGRRLFRKVGNKSSELDPTLNHPRTDGSYIYEEFIDVDNSEDIKVYTVGKEYTHAETRKSPVVDGVVRRNTEGKEIRFITRLTEEEKSWADKICEGFGQRVCGFDMLRCGNGRHSHVIDVNGWSFVKGNETYYDKAADILAALCMRVSSTLERPLPAVVPSQEAPTWLLKANVTVFRHADRTPKQKLKFNFPIGEPWTQPFVTLLNGETEEIILREKEQLTWIATAIEEARNLGADGEELSKLTQLSNALFSKIDLPGTKAQLKPVYSKRQVGQTRKLTKLTLVFKWGGEFTHSARYQSRDLGENLKKDITIMNKEVLHNVKIFTSSERRVIASAEIFAAALLDPQHPSYSAHSSGSTRSPLDAKNNGYVNKNVPQQQQVPNQAPLKLIVRKDLLDDSNAAKDLMDDVKKRLKILLRPGESEKRPELTWPKSMKKEPVEVVKEVIELLSSFRDIMRHNFETLDVDKIQERWCCGDEPWLFRERWEKLFEDFCDVEQKKFDPSRVSELYDTIKYCALHHRTFLFSIFDEHGRTDSHQPPQDRKIHELYGRAKALFDLVAPQEYGIDPDEKEEIGVLTSLPLLRNVVSDLEAARNNGESSLTLYFTKESHIHTLVNLVLLSGLPIANRRIPELDYASHITFELYERNHGRGNSDKEYSIKLSLSEGAHSSNVLDSTLDARHSLNVQPRRKLTQHLPYSLVIEKLSKHFNRLTDDDDTGLEGPFETIDAPLSVSPAGNSE, from the exons ATGCATCCGCGAGACCGCCAATCAAGATTACACCTTCACTCACCTGAAAAGCCTTCTCAGCGATCCAGCTCCGTCGTTACTCGctcgtcttctccatcctCAATAGGATCATATTCAGATTTGGCGACAACCACAGATTCCAGAGACCTGAA ATATGGAGTCCTTCCTCAACAAAAATCTGTCGTTCTCGGTATCTGCGCCATGGATATCAAAGCTCGCAGCAAGGCAATGAGAGAAATTCTTACACGATTGGTCGAAAGGGCCAGAGGGGCTATAGAGGTCAAAGTGTTTGGCGACAAGGTCATCCTGGACGAAG ATGTCGAAAATTGGCCCAGATGCGATGTGCTCATCTCCTTTTTTTCGACCGACTTTCCACTTGATAAAGCGACATCTTATGTCAAGCTCCGAAAGCCTTTTTGTATCAATGATCTTCCCCCCCAGGCTTTGCTCTGGGACAGACGCCTGGTGGGGGCTGTTCTAGATCATCTTGGAGTTCCAACCCCAACCCGTTTAGAGGTATCGAGGGATGGTGGTCCCAAGGTCGACCCAGAGCTTGTCGAAATCATGAAGAACAAGTTGGGCATTACCCTGGGTGGTTTCCTCGTGACCCCTGAAGTTACTCTTCGAGAAGATGGTAATGCCATTATAGTCGATGGAAAGGCCATGGAAAAACCGTTCGTTGAAAAGCCGGTTAGCGGAGAGGATCACAATGTTTATATATACTTCCGGGGTGGTGGAGGTCGTCGATTGTTTAGAAAG GTGGGGAACAAATCCAGCGAGCTCGATCCTACCTTGAATCACCCTAGAACGGATGGGTCATATATTTATGAAGAGTTTATTGACGTAGATAACTCAGAAGATATCAAAGTTTACACAGTGGGAAAGGAATATACCCATGCAGAAACTCGCAAATCACCTGTGGTCGATGGTGTCGTGAGACGCAATACGGAAGGGAAAGAAATCAG GTTCATTACACGACTgacagaagaagagaaatCTTGGGCGGATAAGATCTGCGAAGGATTTGGTCAACGTGTGTGTGGGTTCGACATGTTGCGCTGTGGAAATGGTCGACATAGTCATGTTATTGATGTGAACGGATGGAGTTTTGTGAAAGGAAATGAGACCTATTATG ACAAAGCTGCAGATATCCTAGCTGCCCTTTGCATGCGTGTATCATCTACGTTGGAACGGCCCTTACCAGCGGTAGTACCGTCCCAGGAAGCGCCTACATGGTTATTAAAAGCTAACGTTACGGTTTTCCGGCATGCTGATCGTACTCCAAAG CAAAAATTGAAGTTCAACTTTCCAATAGGAGAGCCTTGGACCCAACCTTTTGTCACTCTCCTGAACGGAGAAACGGAAGAAATTATTCTGAGAGAAAAGGAACAATTGACCTGGATTGCTACTGCCATTGAAGAAGCCCGGAATCTAGGGGCGGATGGAGAGGAGCTCAGTAAACTGACTCAACTCAGTAATGCATTATTCAGCAAAATCGATCTTCCTGGGACAAAGGCACAGCTTAAGCCTGTATACTCTAAAAGACAGGTCGGTCAAACGCGAAAGCTTACCAAGCTGACTCTAGTATTCAAATGGGGAGGCGAG TTCACCCATTCAGCGCGTTACCAGTCTCGGGATCTTGGTGAAAATTTGAAGAAAGACATAACTATTATGA ACAAAGAGGTGCTTCATAATGTCAAA ATATTCACATCCTCGGAGAGACGTGTCATCGCTTCCGCAGAAATATTTGCAGCCGCACTGTTAGATCCACAGCATCCTAGTTATTCGGCCCATTCCTCTGGTTCTACTCGTAGCCCCCTTGATGCTAAAAACAATGGGTATGTCAATAAAAACGTacctcaacaacagcaagTTCCGAATCAAGCTCCTCTCAAATTAATCGTGCGGAAGGACCTTTTGGACGATTCCAATGCAGCCAAAGATCTCATGGACGATGTCAAAAAGCGTCTCAAGATATTGCTGCGGCCTGGAGAGTCAGAAAAGAGGCCCGAATTAACATGGCCTAAGAGTATGAAAAAGGAGCCTGTCGAAGTTGTCAAA GAAGTGATTGAACTCTTGAGTTCATTCAGAGACATTATGCGCCATAATTTTGAAACTTTGGACGTTGACAAGATTCAAGAACGATG GTGCTGTGGCGACGAACCTTGGCTTTTCCGTGAGAGGTGGGAAAAGCTCTTCGAAGATTTCTGCGATGTGGAGCAAAAGAAATTTGATCCGTCGAGG GTTTCCGAATTGTATGACACCATTAAATACTGCGCTCTACATCACCGAACCTTTTTATTCTCCATTTTTGACGAACATGGTCGCACAGATTCTCATCAACCACCCCAAGACCGCAAAATCCATGAGCTTTATGGTCGTGCTAAAGCTTTATTTGATTTGGTTGCCCCTCAGGAATATGGAATTGATCCAGATGAGAA GGAGGAAATTGGGGTTTTGACATCCCTGCCACTACTTCGCAATGTGGTATCGGATTTGGAAGCGGCAAGAAATAACGGCGAAAGTTCCCTGACACTTTACTTCACCAAAGAAAGCCATATCCATACCCTCGTAAATCTAGTTTTACTTTCTGGCCTCCCAATTGCCAATCGACGAATCCCTGAGTTGGATTACGCG TCCCATATAACCTTTGAGCTTTATGAAAGGAATCACGGTCGTGGGAACTCTGATAAGGAGTATTCCATCAAGCTTTCACTAAGTGAAGGCGCGCATTCATCGAATGTCCTTGATTCTACACTGGATGCTCGACATTCCCTGAATGTACAACCACGGCG GAAACTCACCCAGCATCTACCGTACAGCTTGGTCATTGAAAAATTGTCTAAACATTTCAATAGATTGACCG
- a CDS encoding 26S proteasome non-ATPase regulatory subunit 1-like protein B (26S proteasome non-ATPase regulatory subunit 1 homolog B) has protein sequence MVKQSSAAGVLALLQDPNPTFKELALDRLRPLVPQFWAEISEHIALIEALYESNELSKPARDAAALVASKVYYFLGEYDEALSFALGSGNAFQNETRSHGSEEYIETIVSKAIDRYIQARSAEQSGSKEKIDPLLQATVEGIFNRCIGEGEFKQAIGIALESHRLDVISYIYSKTQDVSLLSYAMDGVLDTGFSLSYRDQVLRFLFPLFPRPTAGDASPHVHALTRLLVTLSDPSLTIPFISSLVSTEQLLAYQFAFDLVEGGSQDFLETLRNDLPEGDTKTKPVYDKLRTILTGKESVKLYREFLKRNNQTDLLILKNTKDALEPRSSIYHTALTLQNAFMHAGTTSDIFLRENLEWLGLASNWSKFSATAGLGVIHKGYFEQGQTILGPYLPQPGGESNVAGAAYSEGGALYALGLINAGCGNSVTAYLRDALKAAQGEVVQHGAALGLGVAAMGSKSMEAFEDLKTVLFTDSAVAGEASGFAMGLVMLGTASATPVDEMLTYARETAHEKIIRGLAVGIAFIFYGRQEEADDIIKVLLAEKDPILRYGGVYTLALAYAGTANNDAVRKLLHIAVSDTSDDVRRAAVTSLAFLLFKNPAQVPRVVQLLSESYNPHVRCGATLALGIACAGTGLPDAVEILEPMTKDSVDFVRQGAFIALGMILVEQSEASSASFAPTRAKYNKVTSDKHEDPMARFGAAIGQGLIDAGGRNVTISLQSRAGSTNTSAIVGMVLFCQFWYWYPLAHCACLAFSPTGIIGLNGDLKAPKFEYISNARPSLFAYPSSTKPPKKETVAKVATAVLSTTAKVKAREKKKAATPGDTMDLDKQEGDADVEMKPDDVSPKDGDVSPIIQSVSNLADDNKATASSSRQKKAEPSSELRPNFSRVTPSQLAYITFPTDGRYQPVRAVSSKTTLSKSGKAVAAQSVSSALGLGSERYAGGGGILILSDLRPNEEAEFIEIETAPAVPAAPEAAPPSNTNAPAPQPTGRHIALDESAPDAEPPEAFEYPFDNDT, from the exons ATGGTCAAACAATCCTCCGCCGCAGGCGTCCTTGCCCTTCTGCAGGATCCAAATCCAACGTTCAAGGAACTAGCGCTTGATAGATTACGCCCACTTGTGCCACAGTTCTGGGCAGAGATCTCTGAACATATCGCCTTAAT TGAGGCTCTATATGAGAGTAATGAACTTTCTAAACCAGCTAGAGATGCCGCTGCACTTGTTGCCAGCAAAGTTTACTACTTCCTAGGGGAATACGACGAGGCACTCTCTTTCGCACTTGGGTCAGGAAACGCGTTCCAGAACGAGACTCGCTCCCATGGATCAGAAGAATATATCGAGACGATAGTGT CCAAAGCTATCGACCGCTACATCCAGGCACGCTCTGCCGAGCAATCAGGCAGTAAAGAGAAGATCGACCCACTTCTGCAAGCTACTGTTGAAGGTATCTTTAACCGATGCATCGGAGAGGGCGAGTTTAAGCAG GCTATCGGTATCGCGTTAGAATCCCACCGCCTAGATGTTATTTCATATATCTATTCCAAGACACAAGACGTATCTCTTCTATCGTACGCTATGGATGGTGTTCTCGACACCGGATTCTCACTTTCATACCGAGATCAAGTCCTccgttttctctttcctctaTTTCCTCGACCAACTGCAGGCGATGCATCTCCGCATGTCCACGCCCTCACCCGCTTACTTGTTACTCTCAGTGATCCAAGCCTTACCATACCCTTTATCTCATCTCTTGTTTCCACTGAACAACTATTGGCGTATCAATTCGCTTTTGACTTGGTGGAAGGAGGATCACAAGACTTTCTCGAAACCTTGAGGAATGACTTGCCAGAAGGTGATACG AAAACCAAACCTGTATACGATAAGCTTCGCACGATTTTGACCGGCAAAGAATCTGTCAAATTGTATCGTGAATTCCTCAAGCGCAACAACCAAACCGATCTTTTAATCTTGAAGAACACCAAG GATGCACTAGAGCCCAGATCCTCGATATACCACACTGCCCTCACCCTTCAAAATGCATTTATGCACGCCGGGACAACTTCCGACATTTTCCTTAGAGAGAACTTGGAGTGGCTCGGCCTGGCTTCAAACTGGTCGAAGTTCTCTGCAACAGCTGGCCTGGGTGTCATCCACAAAGGTTACTTCGAACAGGGCCAAACAATTCTAGGTCCATACCTTCCCCAACCAGGAGGCGAGAGCAATGTTGCGGGAGCTGCCTATTCAGAAGGTGGTGCTCTCTATGCTCTGGGCTTGATCAACGCTGGTTGTGGAAATTCTGTGACAGCTTACCTTAGAGATGCTTTGAAAGCTGCTCAAGGGGAAGTGGTGCAGCACGGTGCTGCTCTAGGACTTGGCGTAGCTGCTATGGGCTCTAAAAGTATGGAGGCATTTGAAGATTTGAAAACTGTTCTCTTCACCGATTCAGCCGTTGCTGGTGAAGCGTCAGGTTTTGCGATGGGCTTGGTAATGCTCGGCACAGCGTCTGCAACACCCGTTGACGAGATGCTGACGTATGCCAGGGAGACTGCACATGAAAAGATTATACGCGGTCTTGCCGTGGGCATTGCCTTTATCTTTTACGGACGACAGGAAGAGGCAGACGACATTATCAAGGTCCTGCTTGCTGAGAAG GATCCCATTTTGCGATACGGTGGAGTCTACACTTTAGCCCTTGCCTATGCAGGCACTGCAAACAATGACGCTGTTCGCAAGCTTTTGCATATTGCAGTGTCCGATACTTCTGACGATGTTCGACGAGCTGCTGTGACTTCATTGGCATTTCTTCTGTTCAAAAATCCAGCTCAGGTACCACGCGTTGTGCAATTGCTAAGCGAGAGTTATAATCCCCATGTACGATGTGGTGCTACCCTTGCCCTTGGAATTGCATGTGCCGGGACTGGCCTGCCG GATGCAGTTGAGATTTTGGAACCCATGACCAAAGATAGTGTCGACTTTGTTCGTCAAGGAGCTTTCATCGCCCTTGGTATGATCCTCGTCGAGCAATCCGAGGCATCCTCGGCTTCGTTCGCACCCACGCGTGCGAAATACAACAAAGTAACCTCTGATAAACATGAGGACCCAATGGCGCGCTTTGGTGCAGCTATTGGACAAGGTCTTATTGATGCTGGAGGAAGGAATGTGACCATCAGTTTACAGAGCCGTGCTGGAAGCACCAATACCAGCGCGATTGTTGGTATGGTCTTATTCTGCCAGTTCTGGTACTGGTATCCTTTGGCACATTGTGCTTGCTTGGCATTCTCCCCTACCGGTATCATTGGTTTAAATGGTGACTTGAAG GCGCCCAAATTCGAGTACATCTCCAACGCCAGGCCTAGTCTTTTCGCCTATCCTTCTTCAACCAAACCTCCTAAGAAGGAAACAGTTGCAAAAGTTGCCACAGCTGTGCTTTCGACTACTGCCAAGGTTAAagcaagagaaaagaagaaagctgCTACTCCAGGAGATACGATGGATTTG GATAAACAGGAAGGAGATGCAGACGTTGAAATGAAACCCGACGATGTGTCACCCAAAGATGGGGACGTGTCACCAATCATTCAGTCAGTTTCCAACCTTGCAGATGACAATAAGGCGACAGCTTCTAGTTCACGGCAGAAGAAGGCAGAGCCTTCTTCTGAATTGCGTCCCAACTTTTCTCGAGTGACGCCTAGCCAACTAGCCTATATCACATTCCCAACCGATGGCAGATACCAACCCGTAAGAGCTGTTTCATCAAAAACGACACTATCAAAATCTGGAAAAGCAGTCGCTGCTCAAAGCGTATCTTCTGCTTTAGGTTTGGGCTCAGAAAGATacgctggcggtggtggcaTTCTTATTCTTTCCGACCTTCGACCGAATGAGGAGGCTGAATTTATTGAAATTGAAACAGCGCCTGCGGTGCCAGCTGCCCCTGAGGCTGCTCCTCCAAGTAATACCAACGCTCCGGCGCCTCAGCCTACGGGTCGTCACATCGCCTTGGATGAGAGTGCGCCTGATGCAGAACCTCCAGAAGCGTTTGAG TATCCTTTTGACAATGACACATAG
- a CDS encoding Cytochrome c oxidase subunit 13, mitochondrial, translated as MSFAIRNLSRQVARAPSRLHARPRTFATADKSVANNAFEKYLQEDKALTHHAQETTDLWRKISFYVCIPAIAVCVAWVYNAEVEHAAHIEHLKHENGGELPETPLYDYLNRRSKPFPWGNNSLFFNPKVNKDMSE; from the exons ATGTCCTTCGCCATCCGCAACCTCTCCAGGCAAGTCGCCCGTGCGCCTTCGCGCCTCCACGCAAGGCCCCGTACTTTTGCCACTGCCGACAAGTCCGTCGCCAACAATGCTTTCGAGAAGTACCTCCAGGAGGATAAGGCTTTGACTCACCACGCTCAAG AGACCACCGATCTCTGGAGGAAAATCAG CTTCTACGTGTGTATTCCAGCCA TTGCTGTCTGCGTTGCTTGGGTATACAACGCGGAGGTTGAGCACGCCGCACATATCGAACACCTCAAGCACGAGAACGGTGGAGAACTCCCCGAAACCCCTCTTTACGACTACCTTAACAGGAGATCCAAGCCCTTCCCTTGGGGAAATAActctcttttcttcaacCCTAAG GTCAACAAAGACATGAGCGAGTAA
- a CDS encoding Pyruvate kinase — protein MYPTDGIRSQLEWNSTLSTEHAPLASDTNKHKRKTSIIATIGPKVNSIEKLAELRRAGVNVVRMNFSHGSYEYHQSVIDNTRKMVAADPTGRPVAIALDTKGPEIRTGLTKEGKDWPIAAGHEFTITTDTKYSELCDDQIMWLDYVNLPKVSAPGKLIYVDDGILSLLVLSIDGPNVRVRALNSGNISSRKGVNLPKTDVDLPALSEKDKADLQFGVKNGVDMIFASFIRRGQDVRDIRTVLGPDGANIKIIVKIENEQGVANFDEILKETDGVMVARGDLGIEIPASQVFLAQKMMIAKCNIVGKPVIVATQMLEYNPRPTRAEVSDVANAVLDGADCVMLSGETAKGNYPIQSVLMMAETCLLAEAAICYPPLYDDIRSIQPRPTETAETVAMAAVAAASEQGASAILVLSTSGNTARLVSKYRPSVPIITVTRNQQTSRQIHLHRGCYPFWYPEPRGIETHQWQTDVDNRIRFGLRSALALNIITPGSTIVAVQGWKGGLGHTNTLRVLSVPTDSADLELQPLGSA, from the exons ATGTACCCCACTGACGGAATTCGTTCTCAACTCGAATGGAACTCGACTCTGAGCACTGAGCACGCCCCGCTCGCCAGCGACACCAACAAGCACAAACGCAAG ACATCCATTATCGCCACTATCG GCCCCAAGGTTAATTCTATCGAGAAATTGGCTGAGCTCAGACGCGCTGGCGTTAATGTTG TTCGCATGAATTTCTCCCATGGCTCATATGAGTACCACCAGAGCGTCATTGATAACACCAGGAAGATGGTTGCTG CCGACCCCACAGGACGCCCCGTAGCCATTGCTCTCGATACT AAAGGACCTGAGATTCGCACGGGCCTGACCAAGGAGGGCAAAGAC TGGCCCATTGCCGCTGGCCACGAATTCACCATCACTACCGACACCAAATACAGCGAGCTTTGCGATGACCAGATTATGTGGCTTGACTAC GTTAACCTCCCTAAAGTTAGTGCTCCCGGGAAACTCATCTATGTCGACGATGGAATTCTTTCCCTGTTGGTTTTGTCGATCGACGGGCCTaacgttcgcgttcgcgccTTGAATTCCGGAAACATCTCCTCTCGCAAGGGAGTCAACCTTCCCAAAACTGATGTCGATCTCCCTGCTCTGTCAGAAAAAGACAAGGCTGATTTGCAGTTTGGTGTCAAGAACGGCGTCGACATGATCTTCGCATCATTTATTCGGCGCGGACAGGATGTCCGCGATATTCGCACAGTCCTCGGACCTGATGGTGCTAACATCAAAATTATCGTCAAAATCGAAAATGAACAAGGTGTTGCCAACTTTGATGAGATTTTGAAGGAAACCGATGGTGTCATGGTTGCTCGTGGTGATCTCGGTATTGAAATCCCTGCCAGTCAAGTATTCCTGGcgcagaagatgatgattgCAAAGTGCAATATTGTTGGAAAGCCCGTCATTGTTGCTACTCAAATGCTTGAA TATAACCCAAGGCCCACTCGTGCTGAAGTCAGCGACGTTGCCAACGCCGTTCTCGACGGTGCTGACTGTGTTATGTTGTCCGGAGAGACTGCCAAGGGTAATTACCCTATTCAATCTG TTCTAATGATGGCTGAGACTTGCCTTTTGGCTGAAGCCGCGATTTGCTACCCTCCTTTGTACGACGATATCAGGTCGATTCAACCCCGACCCACCGAGACTGCCGAGACAGTGGCAAtggctgctgttgctgctgcctcCGAGCAAGGCGCTAGTGCCATCCTTGTTCTTTCAACAAGTGGAAACACTGCACGCCTCGTTTCTAAATATCGCCCTTCTGTACCCATCATCACTG TCACCCGCAACCAGCAGACCTCCAGGCAAATTCACTTGCACCGAGGATGCTACCCCTTCTGGTACCCTGAACCCAGAGGCATCGAGACTCACCAATGGCAAACTGAC GTCGACAACCGAATCCGATTCGGTTTGCGCAGTGCACTTGCACTCAACATCATCACCCCCGGATCCACCATCGTTGCTGTACAAGGCTGGAAAGGTGGTCTTGGTCACACTAACACTCTCCGCGTGCTCTCCGTGCCCACCGATAGTGCTGATTTGGAGCTGCAACCACTTGGTTCCGCCTAA